Proteins from a single region of Argopecten irradians isolate NY chromosome 7, Ai_NY, whole genome shotgun sequence:
- the LOC138326879 gene encoding beta-2-glycoprotein 1-like — protein MSGNPNVKCVATGTWTLPSFSCAGCPSPPNLTNGDITAGESLIGTERIYTCKSGYTSGGSDIKTSCGNDLTWTALTGSCSPVDCGTPPTLSGGSIDTSTSLTTYPVTRSYSCNTGYTTNSGSGSISCQSSGSWSSLALTCTAIGM, from the exons ATGTCCGGTAACCCAAATGTCAAGTGTGTGGCAACAGGTACATGGACATTACCTAGTTTCTCCTGTGCTG GATGTCCCTCACCTCCAAACCTAACAAATGGCGATATAACAGCAGGTGAAAGTCTTATTGGAACAGAGCGCATATATACATGCAAGAGTGGATACACTTCCGGCGGAAGTGACATCAAAACCTCATGTGGAAATGATTTAACTTGGACTGCATTAACTGGTTCCTGTTCCCCAG TTGATTGTGGAACCCCTCCGACTCTATCTGGAGGAAGTATAGATACATCTACCTCTCTCACTACCTACCCAGTAACCAGGTCCTACTCGTGTAACACCGGATATACCACTAACAGCGGAAGTGGTTCTATTTCCTGTCAGAGTTCTGGTTCCTGGTCGTCACTAGCCCTCACGTGTACAGCCATAGGTATGTAG